In one window of Musa acuminata AAA Group cultivar baxijiao chromosome BXJ3-2, Cavendish_Baxijiao_AAA, whole genome shotgun sequence DNA:
- the LOC135631569 gene encoding ras-related protein RIC2-like — IEARWSLFLELHWCVLIVVVRERERGVDGYRAEDDYDYLFKLVLIGDSGVGKSNLLSRFTRNEFNLESKSTIGVEFATRSITVDGKILKARIWDTAGQERYRAITSAYYRGAVGALLVYDVTRHTTFENVSRWLRELRDHTDPNIIIMLIANKSDLRHLIAVPTEDGKAYAEKESLYFMETSALEATNVDNAFAEVLTQIYHIVSRKAVEAGDDAASSAPPSTGERINVKDDASMRKLSCCST, encoded by the exons ATTGAAGCTCGGTGGTCGCTATTTCTTGAGCTGCATTGGTGCGTCCTTATTGTTGttgttcgagagagagagagaggcgtggACGGGTACCGAGCGGAGGATGACTACGACTACTTGTTCAAGCTGGTGCTCATCGGGGACTCCGGGGTGGGCAAGTCCAACCTCCTCTCCCGCTTCACCCGGAACGAGTTCAACCTCGAGTCCAAGTCCACCATCGGCGTCGAGTTCGCCACCCGCAGCATCACCGTCGACGGCAAGATTCTGAAGGCCCGGATATGGGACACCGCCGGCCAAGAGAG GTATCGTGCCATAACAAGTGCTTACTACCGGGGAGCGGTGGGTGCATTGCTGGTGTATGATGTTACTAGACATACTACATTTGAGAATGTTTCACGGTGGCTGAGGGAGTTGAGGGACCATACAGATCCTAACATAATTATCATGCTCATCGCCAACAAGTCAGACCTCCGTCACCTTATTGCTGTTCCTACTGAAGATGGCAAGGCTTATGCTGAGAAGGAATCTTTATATTTTATGGAAACATCTGCATTAGAAGCAACAAATGTGGACAATGCATTTGCAGAGGTCTTGACTCAGATTTACCATATTGTCAGcaggaaggcagtggaggctggtGATGATGCAGCATCTTCTGCACCACCTAGTACAGGTGAAAGAATAAACGTGAAAGATGATGCGTCGATGAGGAAACTTAGCTGCTGTTCAACTTAG
- the LOC135631461 gene encoding receptor-like protein 51, with the protein MERRPIALLILLALLPFYTWIGGGAAAVPPSPSPKASPAPSPPASNASPRPPSAAQGSTLDPRQLTALQSMGFPTATDPCADPSPHGNATACDDDTPFRHLVSLRLANCSPDLDIPTTALRALSTLRSLAFLRCPIPVPRHLPGPLTASLRSFSCDASLRHLTGVWLSRFQNLTDLSVVGVPVSASGPAVILSQMHHLRSATISATNLSGVVPHHWNALGLVHLNLSSNLLKGRIPSSISVLGLIQTLDLSSNALTGSLPDTIGDLAALKNASFARNSLSGPVPDSISQLSALVHLDLSSNQFNGSIPKFLAEMKGLKLLNLEKNNFQGVFPFNASFLRRFEVFKVGGNNNLCYNHTQLSSSLKLGIAPCDKYGLPVSPPADRSTRADSSDYSDDSSDEGSRDRGSNGGSHHGPSKLVLGVAIGLSCFVFLVIFLVCFSKVCS; encoded by the coding sequence CATCGCCGAAAGCCTCCCCCGCGCCTTCCCCCCCGGCGTCGAATGCGTCCCCCCGTCCTCCCTCCGCCGCTCAAGGCTCCACCCTCGACCCCCGGCAGCTCACGGCGCTCCAGTCCATGGGATTCCCCACAGCCACCGACCCCTGCGCCGACCCCTCCCCCCATGGCAACGCCACCGCCTGCGACGACGATACCCCCTTCCGCCACCTCGTCTCCCTCCGCCTCGCCAACTGCTCCCCGGACCTCGACATTCCCACCACCGCCCTCCGCGCCCTCTCGACGCTCCGCTCCCTCGCCTTCCTCCGCTGCCCCATCCCCGTTCCCAGGCATCTCCCCGGACCCCTCACCGCCTCCCTCCGTTCCTTCTCTTGCGACGCCTCCCTCCGCCACCTCACCGGCGTCTGGCTCTCCCGCTTTCAGAACCTAACTGACCTCTCCGTCGTCGGCGTCCCCGTCTCCGCCAGCGGCCCAGCTGTCATCCTCTCCCAGATGCACCACCTCCGCTCTGCCACCATCTCCGCCACCAACCTCTCTGGCGTCGTTCCCCACCACTGGAACGCCCTCGGCCTCGTCCACCTCAACCTCTCCTCCAACCTCCTCAAAGGCCGCATCCCGAGCTCCATCTCCGTGCTCGGCTTGATCCAGACCCTCGATCTCAGCTCCAATGCCCTCACCGGATCCCTCCCCGACACCATCGGCGACCTCGCCGCCCTCAAAAACGCATCTTTCGCTCGCAATTCGCTCTCCGGCCCAGTCCCCGACTCGATATCGCAGCTTTCAGCACTCGTCCACCTCGATCTGAGCTCGAATCAGTTCAACGGAAGCATCCCAAAGTTCCTAGCCGAGATGAAAGGGCTAAAGCTCCTAAACTTGGAGAAGAACAACTTCCAGGGAGTGTTCCCCTTCAACGCGTCCTTCCTACGACGGTTTGAGGTCTTCAAGGTGGGCGGCAACAACAACCTCTGCTACAACCACACTCAGCTTTCTTCCAGTCTCAAGCTCGGGATCGCTCCCTGCGACAAGTACGGGCTGCCAGTGTCGCCACCCGCGGACCGCTCCACTCGGGCGGACTCGTCGGATTACTCCGACGACAGCAGCGACGAAGGGAGTAGAGACAGAGGGAGCAACGGCGGGAGTCACCACGGGCCGAGTAAGCTGGTGCTTGGGGTGGCCATTGGGCTGTCCTGCTTTGTTTTCTTGGTCATCTTCCTTGTTTGCTTCTCCAAGGTTTGTAGCTGA